Sequence from the Parvicella tangerina genome:
GCAGAAACATTGTCTTTTTGTGCTACTGCCTTAATGAAAATCTCATTCATTGAAGGGATTCTTTTGTTTACACCCAAAACCTCTACATGTTCCAGAATGGATTTTAGGTAATTATTTAATGTATTTCCTTCCATCAGCTTAATCGTAGCCAAAAAGTGATGTTCACCTAATTGTTCTCGGTTAACCAATTCCCAGCCTCCCCAAACGGCATTTGCAAAAGAAACCACATTTCCTTTGAATTCAATCAGGTATTCTTCATCTGAAAACTTCGCTTTAACATCAGTCAGTTTTCCATCCAATACTTTTTTGGATTTATTGATCAAAGTGATGTGGTCACAGATCTCTTCAACAGATCCCATATTGTGGGTAGAGAGAATAATGGTTGTTCCCTGATCTCGAAGTTTAAGGATCTCACTTTTTACCAAATTCGTATTGATCGGGTCAAACCCGCTAAAGGGCTCATCCAAAATCAATAGCTGAGGACGGTGCATGACGGTGGTGATAAACTGAATCTTTTGAGCCATACCTTTAGAAAGTTCTTCTACTTTCTTATCCCACCAAGCCAAAATGTCGAATTTTTTAAACCAATGATTTAAGGCTTCTTTCGCCTCTTTCTTATCCATGCCCTTCAACTGAGCAAGATACAAGGCTTGTTCGCCTACTTTCATTTTCTTGTACAGACCTCTTTCTTCAGGTAGATAACCAATTTGACTGATATGCTCACGTCTCAAGCGCTCACCATTGAGGTAAACGGCTCCACTATCTGGCGCAGTGATCTGATTAATGATTCGAATCAGACTCGTTTTTCCTGCCCCGTTTGGTCCTAGTAGACCATAAACGGACTGCTTTGGAACTTCTATACTCACATCATCTAAGGCAGTGTGTGCAGCGTAGCTCTTTACAATATTCTCAGCCTTGAAAATAATCTCGTTTGACATAGTTGTTGCTTATAACTTGTTCTGTCTTTCCTTCATGCTATTTCTGAAGTAAGAACTTTTCTTGGGTTCCTTCCTGCCTTTTTTTATGAAGCTACTCAATTTCCATAAGACCATTGCGGATATCAATACGAAAATAGCAGTTAAGGCTAGTTCTATAGTGTCTTGAGAAGAAATACTTTCCATCTTATTGTTTTAGGTAGCTTTCCAGGATTTGACCAAATCGGTAAACATCCTCAAAATTGTTGTATAACGGTGCAGGAGCTATTCGTATCACGTTAGGTTCTCTCCAATCTGCAACTACTCCCTCTTCGCTAATGAAGTCAAATAATTCTTTTCCTTGTCCATGAGCAAGAATAGATAGTTGCGCACCTCTCTGCGTTTTGTCTCTTGGTGTAATGATTTCGAAATCTACGTTGTCATATCGATCAGAGATATCATCAATCACAAACTCCAGATAGCCAGTCAGTGCATCTCTTTTTTCGCAAAGTTTTTCCATCCCGACACTAGTGAAAATGTCCAGTGATGCTTTGTGGGCAGCCATTCCCAAGACAGGAGCGTTACTCAATTGCCAAGCTTCAGCAGTTGGAATAGGACTAAACTCTTCTTCCATTAAGAAACGAGTGTCCTTATTTTGCCCCCACCATCCAGCAAAACGAGGAAGGTCTTTATTTGTAAGATGCCGCTCATTGACATACAATCCGCTCACTCCTCCGGGGCTGGAGTTCAAATATTTATATCCGCACCAGGCTGCAAAGTCAACTCCCCATTCATTCAATTTCAGATGAATATTGCCCGCAGCATGGGCAAGATCAAAACCAACAATCGCTCCAGCACTATGCCCCCACTGGGTTATCGCTTCCATGTCCCATAATTGCCCCGTGTAATAATTAACACCACCAATCATGATCATAGCTATTTCTTCGCTATGCTTATCAATAAGTGATTTTACATCTTCCATTCTAACAGTATGCTCACCTTCTCGCAGAGCAATTTGTATCAAGGCATCATTAGGTTCATAACCATGGAATTTCACCTGAGATTGCAGAGCGTACTGGTCGGAGGGAAAGGCTTTTGCTTCACAGAGGATCTTATATCGTTTTCCATGAGGTCGATAAAAAGAGACCATCAGTAAATGAAGGTTCGTAGTTAAACTGTGCGTTACCACTACTTCCTCAGGTTTAGCACCTACGATTTCTGCGGTTTGTTTTGTAAGTATTTCATGATAAGGCATCCAAGGGTTCTTAGCATAAAAGTGACCTTCAACACCCCATTTCGCCCAGTCATCCAACTCTTGATTGATATATTCTCTTGTCGATTTTGGTTGGAGACCTAGTGAGTTCCCCGTAAAGTATACAACTGGCTTTTTTGTGAATGTGGGAAAAAGAAATTGTTCTCTGTAAGATCTTAGGCTATCTTCCTTGTCTTTCTCTTGAGCAAAATTTAAACTGTTTTGATAGTTCATTTCGATAAATTGATATACACACAAAGTTAGTGTTTTGTGGGAAAACAGGTTAACCGTTTGTTGTTTATGATCACCTTTTAAATAATTAAAAAGACATTAGCAGGTGAAAAGGGGGGATTCTTGGAAAGAATCAAACGGTGTAATGAGAAATTCAACCGTAAAAAACACTTATCTTTGAGGTATGCTTAAGAACTGGACTAGATTTCAGAAATGGACCGTTGTGGTGTTGTTTTTACTATTGTTGATCAGTGGAGGTATTATTGCTTCTCTTGTGGTTACACTTCAAGTTTCTGAGCGTAGGTTAGAAGCGCTGGGTAACGTGATGGGCGAGATGGCGGAGCAACATATCATCACTGAAGTGACTGTAGATGAAAGCATCCCATTGCAATCAGACATATCCGTGATGGATGAGTTGGTGGTGAATATTGATATGACGGTAAATACTGAAATTCCTTTTACAGCAAAGATTCCGGTTAGTGAGAATATGCTCGTTCCATTCAAGATTGGAGTAAAAGACTATATCAAGTTGGATACCACAATTTCTGTGACGGACTTTGTCAACATTGATGTAGATGATACGATTCCATTGAATCAAAAGGTTAAGATGCCTATTTTTGGAGAAAGAGGTCCTTCGGTTCCGATTCAAGGAAAAATTCCAGTTAAGCAGCAACTCAAAGTTGGGTTTAGCGAAGACCTTCCTGTTCATAGTATCGTTCCGATAGATATGTTGATTGTAGATACGCTTCCAGTTGGATTGGACATGAAGATTCCAGTCAATGTAATGGTTCCAGTAAGCTTGCCTATTCGTCAGCAGGCAAAG
This genomic interval carries:
- a CDS encoding ABC transporter ATP-binding protein is translated as MFKAENIVKSYAAHTALDDVSIEVPKQSVYGLLGPNGAGKTSLIRIINQITAPDSGAVYLNGERLRREHISQIGYLPEERGLYKKMKVGEQALYLAQLKGMDKKEAKEALNHWFKKFDILAWWDKKVEELSKGMAQKIQFITTVMHRPQLLILDEPFSGFDPINTNLVKSEILKLRDQGTTIILSTHNMGSVEEICDHITLINKSKKVLDGKLTDVKAKFSDEEYLIEFKGNVVSFANAVWGGWELVNREQLGEHHFLATIKLMEGNTLNNYLKSILEHVEVLGVNKRIPSMNEIFIKAVAQKDNVSAEEVEQSLNQENTQDNE
- the kynU gene encoding kynureninase, yielding MNYQNSLNFAQEKDKEDSLRSYREQFLFPTFTKKPVVYFTGNSLGLQPKSTREYINQELDDWAKWGVEGHFYAKNPWMPYHEILTKQTAEIVGAKPEEVVVTHSLTTNLHLLMVSFYRPHGKRYKILCEAKAFPSDQYALQSQVKFHGYEPNDALIQIALREGEHTVRMEDVKSLIDKHSEEIAMIMIGGVNYYTGQLWDMEAITQWGHSAGAIVGFDLAHAAGNIHLKLNEWGVDFAAWCGYKYLNSSPGGVSGLYVNERHLTNKDLPRFAGWWGQNKDTRFLMEEEFSPIPTAEAWQLSNAPVLGMAAHKASLDIFTSVGMEKLCEKRDALTGYLEFVIDDISDRYDNVDFEIITPRDKTQRGAQLSILAHGQGKELFDFISEEGVVADWREPNVIRIAPAPLYNNFEDVYRFGQILESYLKQ